AAGAAAAGATGCAGTTATAAATTTTATTTCTGAATTAGGTTTAGAGAAAACTTTAGAACTCAGAAATAAAATATCTCAATTATGGGCTTTTGGCTATGCTTTGGCAGATGTAATTTCTAAACAAGAAGATATTTTTACCGTAAGTAAATGTCTATCTGATGAAGAAAGTAAAATAACCTTTGTTCATAGTTTTATTTACCGTAAATCTATTAAAGAGGGTTTTGATTGGGTTAAAGTCTTATTTAATGATTTGCAAGAAAATGGCAATAGCCATCAAGCACTCTCGAATATTTTAATTCCTATTAACCAAAATAAGGAGCTGTGGGATTTCATTTCTACTTTAAATGAAGAAATTCAGAATCTATATTGGCAAAATGTAAGACCCCATTTTTATCATATTTCTGATGCTGAAAAAGTTTTTGGAGTAAAAATGCTTTTAAATCATAAAAGGTTTTTTTCTGCAATTGATATTGCTTCACATTTCCCTAAAGTTATTCCAACCAACCTTCTTGCAGAAACACTCCGAAGAGCAGGAACTGAAGAGTCAAGTGAGACGATACCCTTTAATGGCTATGAAATTGAAAGAATATTTGAAGAAATAGATAATCGAGAAGGTATTGAAAAATCAACTCTTATTGAGTTAGAATGGCTGTATCTCCCTATTTTAGATTCATACGGTACAAAAAGAAACCCAATAAATCTTGAAGAAGAATTAGCAAATAACCCTGATTTTTTCATTGATGTATTAAAGTGGATTTATCTTCCTAAGGATAAAACTTTATTAGAAGAGGAAAGAAAAGGACTTAAAGATGAAATTATCGAAAGTAGAGCGAAACAATCATATCACCTACTTAACTCTTGGAAAAAAATACCAGGAATGAAAGACGATTATTCTATTGATGAAATGGAATTAAAAAGCTGGATAGACAAAGTACGCGAACTTGCTAAAAACGTAAGCAGGTTGGAAGTTGCAGATATGCAAATCGGAAAGCTGTTAGCTCAATATCCTGAAAATATACCTGAATGGCCACAGGAAACAATATTTAAGATAATAGAAGAAATAAGCTCAGACAGAATAATGAGAAACTATTCATCTGCATTATATAATAAAAGAGGCTCTTCAACAAGAGGTGCTTTTGATGGAGGCGATATTGAAAGAGCAAATGCTCATTATTTTGAAAAACTAGAAAGAGACTTTAAAAGTAAATATCCGAATGTTGCAGAAATTTTTAAAAGACTGTCCGATAGTTATCTCTTTGAAGCAAATCAAATGGACGAAGAAGCGGAAAGAAATAAATTAGAATATTAGGATAATAGGCAGCAAACAATTAGGCTCGAATGCAGCGAAGTAAGACTTCGGTTCATTTGAGCCTCTGTTGAGCTTAATCACCCAGATATTTGCTATGGGGATTCAATGGAGCTCGTTTGTTATTTGTGTTTTAAGAAGGGGTTTCTGTAACTATAATTTCAATTTTGCTCCCTTTATTTCGCCTAAGTTTCCGACTAATCCTGCCTTTTAAATACCCGTCTTTAGCAAAAATGTCAGCTATAGACATCTCTCCCAACTCAGCCATGCGAGGTGTTTTCGACCTCGTACTATCTTTAACAGGTCTTCAGACTTAAACTAAAAATACCTTCATAAAAAGCCCTGTTTATAGAAGAACAAAGCTAAAAACATAATTATCGCCAAAGAATATATTATTATTGTTTATCAATAAATATACATTATCTTTCGGCATAATTAAACATTAATAGTTATGTCAAACAGCGATACTTTAGTTTTTAAAGCTCTTAAAATTGTGGCTTGGGTAATCTTCGTGGGCTTATGTATAGAAGCTGGAGGTTTACTGGTCAATTTTGTTTTCAGTATCTATAGTCCCGCCTTTGTTGAAAACTTATATCAGAAACTCGACCTAAGCGGCATTTATTCTCAGAGTAAATGGGCATTTTTCAGCATGTATAGTTTTATCTTGGTGATAGCATTTTTAAAAGCTTACCTCTTTTATATTCTTATCAAGCTTGTCAGCAATTTTGATTTGGCCAAACCTTTCAATGAATTCGTGTCGGAGCAGATATCACAAATCAGCTACTACACTTTTTCCATAGGGCTATTAAGTTACCTAGCCAGACAGTCCGCCAAAAGTTTAAATCATCAGGGTTTTGTAACAGACAGTCTTAATCCATTTTGGGCCGATAGCCAAGCATTTATACTAATGGCAGCAGTGGTTTATATTATTGCCCTTATTTTCAAAAGAGGGATAGCTATTCAAAACGAAAACGATTTAACTGTATAAGCATGCCAATCATTGTAAACTTAGACGTGATGATGGCGAAGCGAAAACTCTCTCTGAACGAACTTTCAGAAAGAGTTGGTGTCACATTATCAAACCTCTCCATCTTAAAAACAGGTAAAGCTAAAGCAGTACGTTTTAGTACTTTAGAAGCCATTTGTAAAGCTCTAGACTGCCAACCAGGTGACCTTTTAGAATTCACAAGTGAGGAATAGCATCTTTTACGATAAAACATGCTTTTTATATCTGGTTGAATTTATTCATTATTTAAGCTGTTAAAGCAAAAACTATTGCCATAAAACGGATGCTGTTTACCCAATCAAAAAGTGCATGAAAAACCTACTAAACTACATTGAATCACGATTTCCTATCACAGCTGACGACATTAGTTTGCTGGAAAAATGTTTGATTGTGGAAAATGTCCCGGCACACACCAAGCTTTTAGAAGCAGGGAATGTAGAGCGGTATCTTTATTTTTTGAATACCGGAATTGTAAAAGGTTATCAAAATGTAGATGGTAAATTAGTCATTCAGCATCTAGTTCCTGAGCAAGACTTTTTCACAGCTTTGGATAGTTTTATGAGCGAAACGCCATCCGTAGAATATTATGAAACAGTTTCAGATTGTAATCTGATTAAGATATCCAAGCCTGATTTTGACCTACTTCAAGAAAGCAGCAGCTTCTTTAGTGAATTTGTAAATACGGTGACCAATGAACACTTAAGTTGCAAACTGGAACGTGTTAAAGACTTTCAGGTTTTAACGGCTAAAGAGCGGTATGTCAAGTTTATGAATCAGCATCCTAAATTGGCTTTGAATGTTTCGGTAGAAAACATTGCTTCATTCTTAGGCATGGAACCACAGTCTTTGAGTAGAATACGCAAGCAAATCGCTTTCTAACAAATGTTATTTTAATACGCTCCTATCCTATTGAAATTTGCTCAACAAAAAAAATAAAACATGAGCATAGAAATATCATTGGTAACAGGAGCAAACGGACACTTAGGAAACAACTTGGTAAGGTTGTTACTTTCAAAAAATCATACAGTAAGAGCAAGCGTCAGAAACATAGATAATCAAGAAGCTTTTAATGGTTTAGCATGTGAAGTGGTACAGGCAGATATTACCGATAGAGCATCGCTAAAAAAAGCATTTAAAGGCGTGACAAACTTATACGCCGTAGGAGCGAATTTCAGCATGTGGGCTAAAAACCCCAAAGTTGAAATATATGACAATAATGTACAAGGCACTCAAAATGTATTTGAAATAGCCAAAGAATGTGGCATTAAAAACATTGTATATGTAAGTTCTGTAGCCTCTTTAGACTTTACCAAATTGCCGGCGAATGTTGACAATGGCTATAACCAAGACCGTAGAAACTGGTATTACAACTCCAAAAATGATTCTGATAAACTTGCGATAGAATTAGGGGAAAAATATGGCATCAGAACCGTGGTAGTATTACCATCGGCCATGATAGGCCGCGTGGCTCATAAACTTAGCTACACCAATGGCCTCGTGAAACAAATATTAGATGGTGAAATTCCTGTAGATACCAATGTTACCTTGAATTGGATAGATGTTAAAGATGTGGCTTTGGGTGCATACCAAGCCATGCTAAAAGGTAGAAAAGGCGAACGCTATATTCTTGCCAACGAACAGCATACTTCTTTACAAGAAAGTGTAAAAATAGCCGCTGAAAGCTATCCAGAATTAAAACTAAAAACACCTAAAAAAGTGCCTAAATGTGTGCTTTACACCGTAGCTGGCTTGATGGAGTTTGGAAGTAAAATAACGGGCAAAGAACCACAACTTCAACGTCATTATGTGGACATGTTTTATGGACTGAAGCAAGATTACGATATCAGCAAATCAAAACAAGAGTTAGGTTTCAAACCGAAATTATCTAAAGAAGCATTAATAGAAGCAATGACCTATCTGAAGAATGATTGGAAAAAGGTGTAAAAACCTTTTTCTTTCATACCAGCGTAGCCGTCTGTAAACTCTCTTTGACTGTTCTTTTAGAAGTGATTATCTGAATACTAAATCACCAGTATTAGCCTCTAAGTACAAAGCTCTGTTTAGGCTGATTCTTTCTAAAGAAAACGATGCCTAACTGGAAGAAATCGAGACTAATGGTTACTTGCGGATGTGCTTTAATCTCTTCCCAGGCTTTTTTCATACCCTCCGACCAATAAATATCATCAAAAACGAAGCAAGAGTTTTCATGCGACTTTTCTAAACAGCGTTTGAAATAACGCATGGTAGGTTCATATTGATGATTGGCATCAAAAAATACAAAATCTAAAGAAGGAAGTTGGCTAGAACAATTCTGTAATGAATCGTCAATATCACCTAAAAGTGGCGTAACATTATTTAAGCCCAATGTTTGAAAGCCTTCCTTTGCCACTGTTAAGGTATTAGCACAGCCTTCAAATGTATATACTTTGCCGTATTGGGTAGCTTTTGCCAGCATGGCGGTAGTTAGTCCTAATGAGGTCCCAAACTCCACCACGGTCTTGTAATCATACTTAGCTATTATTCTAGCCAGTATACCAGCCCATTTCTTAGACTTTTTAGCTGTCTTGGCTATATCAGCTACCTTTTTATGGCTTTTATTAGAGTGTTTTGAGCCTGCACCCAAATCATTAATTTTAATTTCTCTTTGGTCGGTTAGCAGCTCTTTCCTCAGTTTTACAATATCCGCATCATCAAAAGGCAATGACTTGTCTTTTATAACATCTCTGTAAAACTCAAACAAAAAAGGAGAGTGAAGACCATGCTCGTTAGTAGCTTTGAAAGCATGTTTCAGAAAATCGGCAACCATTAATTTTGAGAAAACGGTGTCATGAGATTAAACTCAGGTATGTTTACCTCAAATTGCTTTCCGTCTAATTGCCTTTCCATTAAAAAAGTACCGTGCATTTTCC
This sequence is a window from Arcticibacterium luteifluviistationis. Protein-coding genes within it:
- a CDS encoding Crp/Fnr family transcriptional regulator produces the protein MKNLLNYIESRFPITADDISLLEKCLIVENVPAHTKLLEAGNVERYLYFLNTGIVKGYQNVDGKLVIQHLVPEQDFFTALDSFMSETPSVEYYETVSDCNLIKISKPDFDLLQESSSFFSEFVNTVTNEHLSCKLERVKDFQVLTAKERYVKFMNQHPKLALNVSVENIASFLGMEPQSLSRIRKQIAF
- a CDS encoding NAD-dependent epimerase/dehydratase family protein — encoded protein: MSIEISLVTGANGHLGNNLVRLLLSKNHTVRASVRNIDNQEAFNGLACEVVQADITDRASLKKAFKGVTNLYAVGANFSMWAKNPKVEIYDNNVQGTQNVFEIAKECGIKNIVYVSSVASLDFTKLPANVDNGYNQDRRNWYYNSKNDSDKLAIELGEKYGIRTVVVLPSAMIGRVAHKLSYTNGLVKQILDGEIPVDTNVTLNWIDVKDVALGAYQAMLKGRKGERYILANEQHTSLQESVKIAAESYPELKLKTPKKVPKCVLYTVAGLMEFGSKITGKEPQLQRHYVDMFYGLKQDYDISKSKQELGFKPKLSKEALIEAMTYLKNDWKKV
- a CDS encoding helix-turn-helix domain-containing protein; the protein is MPIIVNLDVMMAKRKLSLNELSERVGVTLSNLSILKTGKAKAVRFSTLEAICKALDCQPGDLLEFTSEE
- a CDS encoding DUF2975 domain-containing protein, with the protein product MSNSDTLVFKALKIVAWVIFVGLCIEAGGLLVNFVFSIYSPAFVENLYQKLDLSGIYSQSKWAFFSMYSFILVIAFLKAYLFYILIKLVSNFDLAKPFNEFVSEQISQISYYTFSIGLLSYLARQSAKSLNHQGFVTDSLNPFWADSQAFILMAAVVYIIALIFKRGIAIQNENDLTV
- a CDS encoding O-methyltransferase, encoding MVADFLKHAFKATNEHGLHSPFLFEFYRDVIKDKSLPFDDADIVKLRKELLTDQREIKINDLGAGSKHSNKSHKKVADIAKTAKKSKKWAGILARIIAKYDYKTVVEFGTSLGLTTAMLAKATQYGKVYTFEGCANTLTVAKEGFQTLGLNNVTPLLGDIDDSLQNCSSQLPSLDFVFFDANHQYEPTMRYFKRCLEKSHENSCFVFDDIYWSEGMKKAWEEIKAHPQVTISLDFFQLGIVFFRKNQPKQSFVLRG